The following are from one region of the Osmerus mordax isolate fOsmMor3 chromosome 1, fOsmMor3.pri, whole genome shotgun sequence genome:
- the trub2 gene encoding mitochondrial mRNA pseudouridine synthase TRUB2 produces the protein MSTPSIRVFRKFEGLFSVYKPNGVHWKLVRDTVETNILKGINAAPPSAPRLRVKFLLGPGGSKGSSDLTLSVASLPALADHPLVSGPEFQQVRVGVGHRLDAFSSGVLVLGVGHGNKALKDLYGSCVTRDYILEGEFGMAANNFTHTGTIIEKTTYDHITRDKLEKVLAMMQGVNQKALLVYSNVDMSSQEAYELAVKGALRPDGKTPPIMLGLRCLHFQPPHFTLEVQCINETQRYLCKVLHEVGLELRSSAVCKGVRRTRDGPFILRDTLTRHHWAAPDVMQAIQQYRCLTNAPKHTRMDTKSTITGTQEDNHTDSQWQEKGGKEAIAPLN, from the exons ATGTCGACGCCATCTATTCGGGTGTTTCGTAAATTCGAAGGATTATTTTCGGTTTACAAACCAAATGGAGTTCATTGGAAACTTGTCCGTGATACAGTTGAGACGAATATACTCAAAG GTATAAATGCAgcccctccttcagctcctcgtCTCAGAGTCAAGTTTTTGTTAGGGCCAGGTGGGAGCAAGGGTTCCAGTGACCTTACCCTCTCTGTGGCCTCCCTCCCAGCACTAGCTGACCACCCACTGG TGAGTGGGCCTGAGTTTCAGCAGGTCCGTGTAGGAGTCGGACACCGCTTGGATGCGTTCTCATCGGGTGTTTTAG TTCTTGGAGTTGGGCATGGTAATAAGGCTCTCAAAGACCTCTATGGATCATGTGTCACCAGG GATTACATCTTGGAGGGGGAATTTGGGATGGCAGCTAACAATTTCACTCACACTGGCACCATCATAGAGAAAACCACATATG ATCACATCACAAGGGACAAGCTGGAGAAAGTCTTGGCCATGATGCAGGGAGTAAACCAGAAGGCTCTCCTTGT ATACTCCAATGTCGACATGAGCTCCCAGGAGGCATATGAACTGGCTGTGAAGGGGGCACTGCGTCCAGATGGGAAAACACCGCCAATAATGTTGGGATTGCGCTGCTTACACTTTCAACCACCCCACTTCACCCTGG AGGTGCAGTGTATAAATGAGACACAACGATACCTGTGCAAAGTCCTTCATGAGGTGGGTTTGGAGCTCCGCAGCTCTGCAGTTTGTAAAGGAGTGCGGCGTACCAGAGATGGGCCATTCATCTTGCGGGACACTTTGACCCGCCATCACTGGGCTGCTCCTGATGTCATGCAGGCCATCCAACAGTACCGCTGTCTTACAAATGCACCCAAACACACGAGGATGGATACCAAAAGCACCATTACAGGCACACAAGaagacaaccacacagacagtcaatggcaagagaagggaggaaaagaAGCAATTGCTCCACTTAACTGA
- the slc2a11a gene encoding solute carrier family 2, facilitated glucose transporter member 11, with protein sequence MSDLAVEKGNVRMLALMVTSAAIGGTLQYGYNLAIMNAPTIFIQNFVNETFLERWDVQLQDYQVTLVWTFIVSIFSLGGLAGALIGGPMAIHFGRKKTLLLNNIFLMLGSVLALTSRAAKSFEMIILSRILVGINAGISMNVQPMYFGESAPKHLRGAVSLSSAVFTSFGVVLGQVVGLREILGSEPHWQYLLASNAIPGIVQLLTLPWFPESPRYLLIDKGDKEACINALRILRGCEVQRSELDEILQEQAEAKGLKASRPWELFTDRSVRWQLLTIIATSSAMQLCGNDSIYFYASYVFQEAGMSSEKIQYITIGTGTCEFTACIMCNLLIERQGRRFLLIGGYVLMTGWAVIFTVALSLEHNIQWMSYLSMACIFTYILSFGMGPAGVTGILPTEIFSQTARPAAYMIAGFMMWLNLFIIGMIFPFLVSELGQFCFVPFGIVCLLSALFVGLVLPETKGKTLTVIANEFHKLNYRSQDRQILTTTQGQYQLGEMCKSTAL encoded by the exons ATGTCAGATCTTGCTGTGGAAAAG GGCAATGTCCGAATGTTGGCATTAATGGTAACTTCAGCTGCTATTGGAGGCACACTACAGTATGGCTACAACCTTGCCATCATGAATGCTCCTACCATT TTCATTCAGAATTTTGTAAATGAGACATTCCTGGAGCGCTGGGATGTCCAGTTGCAGGATTACCAAGTGACACTGGTTTGGACCTTCATTGTGTCAATATTCTCCCTGGGAGGCTTGGCAGGAGCTCTTATAGGTGGACCTATGGCCATACACTTTGGAAG GAAGAAAACCTTGCTGTTGAACAACATTTTCCTGATGCTGGGTTCAGTCTTAGCTCTGACAAGTAGAGCTGCCAAATCTTTTGAAATGATCATCCTCTCTCGAATCTTGGTTGGAATCAATGCTG GGATCAGTATGAATGTACAACCTATGTATTTTGGAGAAAGTGCTCCAAAGCATCTGCGAGGAGCAGTGTCCCTGTCATCAGCTGTCTTTACATCATTTGGGGTGGTTTTGGGACAGGTCGTTGGTCTCCG GGAGATCTTGGGCAGTGAACCCCACTGGCAGTACCTCTTAGCCAGTAATGCCATCCCAGGCATAGTTCAGCTTCTGACTTTACCCTGGTTCCCTGAAAGCCCTCGCTATCTCCTCATCGACAAAGGGGACAAGGAAGCTTGTATCAATG CTCTGCGGATTCTGCGCGGGTGTGAGGTCCAGCGAAGTGAGCTGGATGAGATCCTGCAGGAACAGGCTGAGGCCAAGGGTTTAAAAGCCAGCCGGCCATGGGAGCTGTTCACTGACCGTAGCGTTCGCTGGCAACTACTGACCATCATAGCTACAAGCAGCGCTATGCAACTATGTGGGAATGACTCG ATTTACTTCTATGCCTCCTATGTGTTTCAAGAGGCTGGGATGTCTTCTGAAAAGATCCAATACATCACCATAGGCACTGGCACGTGTGAATTTACAgcctgtataatgtgt AATCTGCTGATTGAGAGGCAAGGCAGAAGATTTTTGTTGATAGGGGGGTACGTTTTGATGACAGGCTGGGCAGTCATCTTCACAGTAGCACTGTCCCTTGAG CACAATATACAGTGGATGTCGTACTTGAGCATGGCATGCATCTTCACTTATATTCTGAGCTTTGGCATGGGACCAG CTGGAGTGACTGGGATCCTGCCTACAGAGATCTTCAGTCAGACTGCCCGGCCCGCAGCCTACATGATAGCTGGTTTTATGATGTGGCTAAACCTCTTCATAATAGGAATGATATTTCCATTCCTAGTG aGTGAGTTGGGCCAATTCTGCTTTGTCCCCTTTGGAATTGTCTGCCTTCTGTCTGCTCTGTTTGTGGGCTTGGTTCTGCCTGAGACCAAGGGAAAGACATTGACAGTCATTGCAAATGAGTTCCACAAGCTGAACTACAGAAGCCAGGACAGGCAGATTTTAACTACCACTCAGGGCCAGTACCAACTGGGTGAAATGTGCAAGTCCACTGCCTTATAA
- the LOC136950642 gene encoding solute carrier family 2, facilitated glucose transporter member 11-like, whose protein sequence is MKDTLKELVQYWRLYLLMLVLGIGGSFQYGIQVSIMASPAQHIQGFVNQTWLGRYEVPVEDSTNMLIWSFIVSVFSLGGWLGAIHSGSLPAVHGRKKALLFNNVVAIVAALVMVFSPMAKSFEMILLGRFLYGYNAGLGLSVNLMYLGESSPKKMRGFMSLTCSIFIGLGKILGQILGIRELLGRDDMWPFLLGLCGLPAVLQLLALPFFPEAPRYLYIDKGDTEGCKRALQWLWQEDDLKLELDDMDKERESSQGLKTKTVLDVLRSRCVRWQTLALVFPCAGVQFCGINALYFYCFDIFREAGVAEDKMQYLSIGIGATELIAVSFCSLLIDRAGRKNLMGYGYLLMGAIMSVLIAMLYFKDLYFWMPYINITLIFSVICVYGLGPCGVAMALPADLFLQAWRPSAYVISGTVNWLGLFLIGMFFPYIVDGMGEFCFLIFVVYCISSAAFMLYFIPETTKKTVMDITEDFNKLNYKNRKSDTEKASFGFVTKF, encoded by the exons ATGAAAGACACTCTGAAAGAATTG GTGCAGTATTGGAGGCTTTACCTGTTAATGTTAGTCTTGGGAATTGGAGGATCATTTCAGTATGGGATCCAAGTTTCCATCATGGCATCCCCGGCACAG CATATCCAAGGTTTTGTGAACCAAACATGGCTGGGCCGGTATGAGGTTCCAGTGGAGGATTCCACCAACATGCTCATCTGGTCCTTCATTGTGTCTGTATTCAGTTTGGGTGGATGGCTCGGAGCTATCCACAGTGGCAGCCTTCCCGCTGTCCATGGCAG GAAGAAAGCCCTGTTATTTAACAATGTGGTGGCCATTGTAGCAGCTCTTGTTATGGTCTTCAGTCCCATGGCCAAGTCTTTTGAGATGATCCTGCTGGGCAGATTTCTCTACGGATACAATGCTG GCCTTGGGCTGAGTGTAAACTTGATGTATTTGGGCGAGAGCTCTCCCAAGAAAATGAGAGGATTCATGAGTCTCACTTGCTCCATCTTCATTGGACTTGGGAAGATTTTAGGCCAAATTTTAGGCATCAG GGAGTTGTTAGGGAGAGATGACATGTGGCCATTTCTGCTTGGCCTTTGTGGCCTGCCTGCTGTCCTTCAACTCCTGGCCCTGCCTTTCTTTCCTGAAGCACCTCGATACCTCTATATTGACAAAGGTGACACTGAGGGCTGCAAAAGAG cCTTACAGTGGTTATGGCAAGAGGATGACCTGAAGCTTGAGTTAGATGACATGgataaggaaagagagagctccCAGGGTCTGAAGACTAAGACAgtgctggacgtgctgcgatccCGCTGTGTAAGATGGCAGACGCTGGCTCTGGTTTTCCCTTGTGCTGGTGTTCAGTTCTGTGGAATCAATGCT CTGTATTTCTATTGTTTTGACATTTTCCGTGAAGCTGGAGTCGCAGAGGATAAAATGCAGTACCTGTCCATTGGCATTGGGGCAACAGAGCTCATTGCCGTCAGTTTCTGT TCCCTGTTGATAGACCGTGCTGGCAGGAAGAATCTGATGGGTTATGGGTACCTGTTGATGGGGGCCATCATGTCTGTGCTGATTGCCATGCTGTATTTCAAG GATCTCTATTTCTGGATGCCGTATATAAACATCACCCTTATCTTCTCAGTCATCTGTGTGTATGGACTTGGGCCTT GTGGAGTGGCAATGGCTCTTCCGGCTGACCTCTTCCTGCAGGCCTGGCGTCCCTCCGCTTATGTGATCAGCGGCACTGTCAACTGGCTGGGCCTGTTCCTCATTGGCATGTTCTTCCCCTACATAGTG GATGGGATGGGAGAGTTCTGCTTCCTGATCTTTGTGGTCTACTGCATTTCCAGTGCAGCATTCATGCTATATTTCATCCCTGAAACCACTAAGAAAACTGTTATGGATATCACGGAAGACTTTAACAAACTGAACTACAAAAACAGGAAATCTGACACAGAAAAGGCTAGCTTTGGTTTTGTAACAAAATTCTGA
- the tgfa gene encoding protransforming growth factor alpha, with protein sequence MNRVFWDTIFLITGSFFTYGTGQGNSTIGSNTSATTTTTTAATSSTTISTTPITTTIPVKKFVAAAVRSHFDDCPDSHTHFCFNGICRFLIVEETPACVCHPGFVGMRCEHADLLAVVATNHRQQTVATVLVLCVIGSVMMMLLCTLLHCWWRRESHRRTQAFYCVPEKPGSRLTGKASCCQTESVKRNKGLYFLEKRSLVIVKVLNDSSAATNL encoded by the exons ATGAATCGCGTTTTCTGGGACACGATCTTTCTCATTACTG GGTCCTTCTTTACCTATGGTACGGGACAGGGTAATTCTACCATTGGTTCTAATACTTCAGCTACTACCACCACAACAACCGCTGCCACCTCTTCCACCACTATTTCTACCACTCCCATTACTACTACAATTCCAGTGAAAA AGTTTGTGGCAGCAGCCGTTCGCTCTCATTTTGATGATTGTCCGGACTCGCACACCCATTTCTGCTTCAATGGGATCTGTCGTTTCCTGATAGTGGAGGAGActcctgcatgtgt GTGTCACCCTGGTTTCGTTGGGATGAGGTGTGAACATGCTGACCTGCTGGCTGTGGTCGCAACCAATCACAGGCAACAGACAGTCGCCACAGTGCTGGTACTATGTGTGATTGGTAGTGTCATGATGATGCTGCTCTGCACTCTTTTACA TTGCTGGTGGAGGCGTGAAAGTCATAGGCGGACCCAGGCCTTCTACTGTGTCCCAGAAAAACCTGGAAGTAGGCTGACAGGAAAAGCATCCTGCTGTCAAACTGAAAGTG TGAAGAGAAACAAGGGGCTGTACTTCTTGGAGAAGAGGTCTTTAGTTATTGTAAAGGTGTTGAATGACTCCAGCGCTGCTACTAACCtctga
- the hdhd3 gene encoding haloacid dehalogenase-like hydrolase domain-containing protein 3 encodes MQGPLRWVLWDVKDTLLKVRRSVGEQYCHEAKRAGLSLDSVEVETAFRRAYRQFSRIHPNYGTSQGLNGKTWWCGVVRDTFLQCRVQDPALLDKLADNLYHNFSNSDNWEVFPDSKRALESCSSLGLKLGVVSNFDSRLEGILQACGLLSHFSFLVTSEEARVAKPNPAIFYLALKKCGVPAAQVAHIGDHYAYDYIASRSLGIHGYLLDRDKKHCHLDVPQQHLISSLEELSIRLQTNMG; translated from the exons ATGCAGGGACCATTGCGCTGGGTGCTTTGGGATGTGAAAGACACCCTCCTGAAGGTCCGCCGGTCTGTGGGGGAGCAGTATTGCCATGAGGCAAAAAGAGCTGGCTTGAGCCTTGATTCTGTAGAGGTGGAGACTGCTTTCCGTCGCGCTTACCGCCAGTTCTCTCGCATCCATCCCAACTACGGCACTTCTCAGGGCCTAAATGGGAAAACTTGGTGGTGCGGGGTGGTGCGGGACACCTTCCTCCAGTGTCGCGTACAGGATCCTGCCTTGCTGGACAAGTTAGCAGACAACCTATACCATAACTTCAGCAACTCGGACAATTGGGAG gtGTTTCCAGACTCAAAAAGGGCCTTAGAGAGCTGTTCATCTCTGGGgctgaaacttggtgtggtgTCTAACTTTGACAGTCGTCTGGAAGGGATTTTACAAGCCTGTGGCCTGCTGTCTCACTTCAGTTTCCTGGTGACGTCGGAGGAAGCACGCGTCGCCAAGCCTAATCCTGCCATTTTTTACCTTGCCTTGAAGAAATGCGGTGTGCCTGCAGCTCAAGTGGCCCACATTGGGGACCACTATGCCTATGACTATATCGCCTCTCGCTCCTTGGGTATCCATGGGTACTTGTTAGATAGAGATAAGAAGCACTGCCACCTAGATGTACCCCAGCAGCATCTAATAAGTTCTCTAGAGGAGCTGTCTATAAGACTTCAGACTAATATGGGTTAA
- the entpd8 gene encoding ectonucleoside triphosphate diphosphohydrolase 8, which yields MMVKQTIVRALVVSLGCIAIIALILTVVQHQSLVVPHRLQYGMVFDAGSTHTSLYIYRWPGNKENNTGVVSQALVCDVDGLGISSYAQNPPAAGISLMKCLEMAKIAIPDGQQTATPVYLGATAGMRLLQLTNQTQTEQVMEQVAKVIQSFPFDFRGARILSGIEEGAYGWITVNYLLEGFIKHSFDGEWVRPKGRKILGALDMGGSSTQIAFTPVDAVRDPATAADLKLYGHKYEVYTHSYLCYGKDQAMKQLQAHLLEMSGLAKPVNHSCFPLGYNMTITMGNLYDSPCVAKPTWFDPTAVVTFVGTSDSAQCLSYMTSIINLTACSFAPDCGFNGVYQPSVSGDFFAFSAYFYTFDFLGLSPKAPLPKVLTTIDTFCRRTWASLKTEYPKVKESYLREYCASAHYMRTVLVEGYKFNATWENIYFQRQVADTDIGWTLGYMLNLTNLIPPDRPPVVTGVQHSQWAAEVFFIVFAVFLSLLVLAVLWIWTPNK from the exons ATGATGGTGAAACAGACCATTGTGAGGGCATTAGTGGTGTCACTGGGGTGTATAGCCATCATTGCTCTAATCCTCACAGTAGTCCAGCATCAATCGCTGGTTGTGCCTCATCGTTTGCAG TATGGGATGGTATTTGATGCTGGATCAACTCACACATCACTGTACATATACCGGTGGCCTGGAAACAAAGAAAACAACACTGGGGTGGTTTCACAGGCACTGGTCTGTGATGTCGATG GACTTGGTATCTCTAGCTATGCCCAGAACCCTCCTGCCGCTGGGATAAGTCTGATGAAATGTCTGGAAATGGCCAAGATTGCTATTCCTGATGGTCAACAGACAGCGACCCCGGTGTACCTGGGGGCCACTGCTGGCATGCGTCTCCTGCA GCTTACAAATCAAACACAGACTGAGCAGGTCATGGAGCAGGTGGCAAAGGTGATTCAGAGTTTTCCATTTGACTTCCGAGGCGCCCGTATTCTCTCAGGTATAGAGGAAGGGGCTTATGGATGGATCACTGTCAACTATCTACTAGAGGGTTTCATCAAG CATTCCTTTGACGGAGAGTGGGTACGCCCTAAAGGAAGGAAGATTCTAGGGGCTCTGGACATGGGAGGCTCTTCCACTCAAATTGCCTTCACACCTGTAGACGCTGTGCGAGATCCTGCCACTGCAGCAGACCTGAAGTTGTATGGTCATAAATATGAGGTGTACACCCATAGTTATCTATGTTATGGTAAAGATCAGGCTATGAAACAGCTACAAGCACATTTGCTGGAG ATGAGTGGCCTTGCAAAACCAGTCAACCACTCCTGTTTCCCCCTTGGTTACAATATGACAATTACCATGGGTAATCTCTATGACTCCCCTTGTGTTGCCAAACCAACTTGGTTTGACCCTACTGCAGTGGTCACCTTTGTTGGGACCAGTGATTCAGCCCAATGTCTCAGCTATATGACGAGTATCATTAATCTCACAGCTTGCTCTTTTGCTCCTGACTGTGGCTTCAATGGAGTCTACCAGCCCTCTGTCAGTGGGGACTTCTTT GCTTTCTCCGCATATTTCTACACTTTTGACTTCTTGGGACTGAGCCCTAAAGCTCCGCTGCCTAAGGTTCTCACCACTATAGATACCTTCTGTAGAAGGACATGGGCTTCG CTCAAGAcggaatatccaaaagttaaagaatCCTATCTTCGTGAGTACTGTGCCTCAGCCCATTACATGAGAACAGTGCTAGTGGAAGGTTACAAATTCAACGCGACCTGGGAAAATATATACTTCCAGAGACAG GTTGCTGATACAGATATTGGCTGGACTCTTGGATATATGCTGAACCTGACCAATCTGATACCTCCAGATCGCCCCCCAGTGGTGACAGGGGTGCAGCACAGTCAGTGGGCAGCTGAGGTCTTCTTCATTGTCTTTGCAGTCTTCCTCAGTCTTTTGGTTCTAGCCGTCCTCTGGATCTGGACACCAAATAAATGA